From the genome of Armatimonadota bacterium, one region includes:
- a CDS encoding L-seryl-tRNA(Sec) selenium transferase has protein sequence MTEASPPLRLLPSVDRVVAELRRRGLLEEFPRRVATLASQQAVAEARRALQEGERGVDPEAVVDPGAIVDRAAALLRRQFGDGLRRVINASGIILHTNLGRAPLSRAAQAAVEAVSSGYSSLEIDLESGERSNRAVHVEPLLIALTGAEAGFAVNNAASAVVLALAALAAGRQVLVGRGELVEIGGGFRLPDVMHSSGARLVEVGTTNRTYLSDYAAALGPDAAMLLKVHRSNFAQSGFVHDATLPELVELGRRRGVPVVHDLGSGCLVETARVGLPAEPTVQASVAEGPDLVIFSGDKLLGGPQAGLLVGRHAAVDRCRSHPLARAARLDKMDLAALAATLRAYLEPDRAWREIPILALLARTPEARRRLALRLARAIKKGIGEVASVDVVDTCGEAGGGTLPGADIPSWAVRIRPSSTRPEEWASRLRMGSTSVVGVLREGALLLDVLAVLPGEDRRLPALVRAAAPAR, from the coding sequence GTGACCGAGGCCAGCCCGCCGCTGCGCCTGCTGCCCTCAGTGGATCGGGTCGTGGCAGAACTGCGCAGGCGCGGGCTGCTGGAGGAGTTCCCCAGGAGGGTGGCCACGCTCGCCTCCCAGCAGGCGGTGGCTGAGGCGCGGCGCGCGCTCCAGGAGGGCGAGAGGGGCGTGGATCCAGAGGCAGTCGTGGATCCAGGGGCCATCGTGGATCGCGCCGCCGCCCTGTTGCGGCGGCAGTTCGGGGATGGTCTTCGGCGCGTCATCAACGCCAGCGGGATCATCCTGCATACCAACCTCGGACGCGCGCCGCTCTCGAGGGCGGCGCAGGCCGCGGTGGAAGCGGTTTCATCCGGCTACAGCTCCCTGGAGATAGACCTGGAGAGCGGCGAGCGCAGCAACAGGGCCGTTCACGTGGAACCCCTGCTGATCGCTTTGACCGGGGCAGAGGCAGGTTTTGCGGTGAACAACGCCGCCTCGGCAGTGGTCCTTGCGCTGGCGGCCCTGGCCGCGGGGCGTCAGGTGCTGGTCGGGCGCGGCGAGCTCGTGGAGATCGGCGGTGGATTCCGGCTGCCCGACGTGATGCATTCCAGCGGCGCCCGTCTGGTGGAGGTGGGCACGACCAACCGGACTTACCTCTCCGACTATGCCGCGGCCCTGGGCCCGGACGCGGCGATGCTGCTGAAGGTCCATCGAAGCAACTTCGCGCAGAGCGGCTTCGTGCACGACGCGACGCTGCCCGAGCTTGTCGAACTGGGGCGACGCCGCGGCGTACCGGTCGTTCATGACCTCGGCAGCGGCTGCCTGGTCGAGACGGCCCGCGTCGGGCTTCCGGCGGAGCCGACGGTGCAGGCCTCGGTTGCCGAAGGCCCGGATCTGGTCATCTTCAGCGGCGACAAGCTCCTGGGCGGGCCGCAGGCCGGGCTGCTCGTGGGACGGCACGCCGCCGTGGATCGCTGCCGCAGCCACCCGCTGGCCAGGGCCGCGCGCCTAGACAAGATGGACCTGGCCGCGCTGGCAGCGACCCTGCGCGCGTACCTGGAGCCGGATCGGGCCTGGCGTGAGATCCCCATACTCGCCCTGCTCGCCCGCACCCCGGAAGCCAGGCGCAGGCTGGCGTTGCGTCTGGCCAGGGCCATCAAGAAGGGAATCGGCGAGGTGGCTTCCGTGGATGTCGTGGATACCTGCGGGGAGGCAGGAGGGGGAACGCTTCCCGGCGCCGATATTCCCTCCTGGGCAGTTCGGATTCGCCCGTCATCAACGCGGCCTGAGGAGTGGGCGTCGCGCCTGCGGATGGGATCCACCTCGGTAGTCGGGGTCCTCCGCGAGGGAGCCCTGCTCCTGGACGTGCTGGCAGTGCTGCCCGGGGAGGACCGGCGGCTGCCGGCCCTGGTCAGGGCCGCGGCCCCCGCCCGCTGA
- the selB gene encoding selenocysteine-specific translation elongation factor, giving the protein MHPVTIGTAGHIDHGKSALVRALTGTDPDRLAEEQRRGMTLDLGFAHLDMPGGRRVGIVDAPGHEALVHNMLAGAGGIDLVMLVVAADEGAMPQTREHVDILRFLCPRGGVVVINKMDLAPDPEWVSAVEEDLAGLVAGTVLDGAPVVRVSAKTGDGLAGLVAVLERMVEGVPARSADGPVRMPVDRSFTMQGFGTVVTGTVWSGRVRYGDTLVLLPSGRETRVRGVQVHGEPVQEATAGSRAAVNLAGIEKSEVCRGDVLATPGAFRVTDRLDVRLRMLPRAPTLRHAARLHVHIGAGETIARVALIGRTALGPGEEGLAQLRMDRPVVAVHGDRFVVRRYSPTITIGGGIVLNPAPPQRRRRAGDAAEMEAVEQGGVGALVAAAVAARGRGGMPSSEVAAASGVPEGAAREALAKALADGLVQTVGDRLYAASVVGEARRIIEETLGRHHRAVPWRRGMPREELKSKVQAGASDRLFDAVVSDLLGSGGLAEARGLVALASHVPQVREGDRRVREALLMLLERRGVIPSPAEEIGLLGPPDAVDRAFQMLADEGLVVQVAPDLRLAAATAERVRQAVVEMARVGTDVTVASLRDRLQTNRRTALALLEYLDSARATRRVGDRRILGPLAERPLWPSG; this is encoded by the coding sequence ATGCATCCCGTCACAATCGGCACCGCCGGGCACATAGACCACGGCAAGAGCGCGCTGGTGCGGGCGCTGACCGGCACGGACCCCGATCGGCTGGCAGAGGAACAGCGGCGTGGAATGACCCTCGACCTGGGCTTCGCGCACCTGGACATGCCCGGGGGCCGACGCGTGGGTATCGTGGATGCCCCAGGCCACGAGGCGTTGGTCCACAACATGCTGGCCGGCGCAGGTGGTATTGACCTGGTCATGCTCGTGGTAGCCGCAGATGAAGGTGCGATGCCCCAGACGCGGGAGCACGTGGATATTCTGCGGTTTCTCTGCCCCCGGGGCGGCGTCGTGGTCATCAACAAGATGGACCTGGCCCCTGATCCTGAATGGGTATCTGCGGTCGAGGAGGACCTGGCAGGGCTAGTTGCTGGCACGGTCCTGGACGGGGCGCCGGTCGTCCGCGTCTCGGCGAAGACCGGCGATGGGCTGGCAGGCCTTGTGGCTGTGCTCGAACGGATGGTAGAGGGGGTGCCGGCAAGATCGGCCGACGGACCGGTGCGCATGCCTGTGGACCGCTCGTTTACCATGCAAGGGTTTGGGACCGTGGTGACGGGCACGGTCTGGAGCGGGCGCGTCCGGTACGGGGACACGCTCGTGCTGCTTCCCTCGGGCCGCGAGACCAGGGTGCGCGGAGTCCAGGTTCACGGCGAGCCGGTTCAGGAGGCCACGGCAGGGAGCCGCGCCGCCGTCAACCTGGCCGGGATCGAGAAGAGCGAGGTCTGCCGCGGGGACGTTCTGGCAACACCCGGCGCGTTTCGGGTCACCGACCGGCTGGACGTCAGGCTGAGGATGCTACCGCGCGCGCCCACGCTCCGGCACGCCGCCCGGCTGCACGTTCACATCGGCGCCGGCGAGACGATTGCCCGCGTGGCGCTGATCGGCCGTACTGCGCTGGGGCCTGGGGAGGAGGGGCTGGCCCAACTCCGGATGGACAGGCCCGTGGTTGCCGTCCACGGCGACAGGTTCGTAGTGCGGCGCTACTCGCCCACCATTACAATAGGCGGCGGCATCGTCCTGAACCCGGCGCCGCCCCAGCGCCGCAGGCGGGCAGGGGATGCGGCAGAAATGGAAGCCGTGGAGCAGGGCGGGGTTGGTGCACTGGTCGCCGCGGCTGTTGCGGCGCGCGGCCGTGGCGGGATGCCATCCTCCGAGGTCGCAGCGGCGTCCGGCGTGCCCGAGGGTGCCGCCCGAGAGGCACTCGCGAAGGCGCTGGCAGACGGCCTGGTACAGACCGTGGGCGACCGGCTCTACGCGGCATCGGTCGTAGGCGAAGCCCGCAGGATCATAGAGGAAACGCTCGGGAGGCACCACCGGGCCGTGCCGTGGCGCCGCGGTATGCCGCGGGAGGAGCTCAAGAGCAAGGTTCAGGCAGGCGCCTCGGACCGCCTGTTTGACGCTGTGGTCTCGGATCTGCTGGGCAGCGGAGGGTTGGCCGAGGCCCGCGGCCTAGTGGCGCTGGCCTCTCACGTGCCCCAGGTTCGAGAGGGCGACAGGCGCGTGCGGGAGGCCCTCCTGATGCTTCTGGAGCGCCGGGGTGTCATACCCAGCCCGGCCGAGGAGATTGGGCTCCTGGGCCCTCCTGACGCGGTGGATCGGGCCTTCCAGATGCTTGCCGACGAGGGCCTGGTTGTGCAGGTCGCACCCGACCTCCGGCTGGCCGCGGCAACCGCCGAGCGTGTTCGACAGGCGGTCGTCGAGATGGCCCGGGTGGGAACCGACGTGACCGTGGCGTCGCTGCGGGACCGGTTACAGACGAATCGCAGGACCGCCCTGGCGCTTCTGGAGTACCTGGATTCCGCTAGAGCGACTCGGCGCGTGGGCGACCGGCGTATCCTGGGCCCCCTGGCCGAGCGGCCGCTGTGGCCGTCCGGTTAG
- the ilvD gene encoding dihydroxy-acid dehydratase — MGVSEESRVTPQCYHSGRHPVDSPRPPAYHGANTPRRGLRRRLNVDTPPTIDPKHRSSEITEGVQRAPHRAMLRATGLGDNDLRRPIAGVASTWNEVTPCNLNLDVQAQWVKDGVRASNGTPQEFCTIAVSDAIAMGHEGMKASLVSREVIADSIELMARAQCFDALVAIAGCDKSLPGSVMALARLNLPGVFLYGGTIMPGEFEGRDVTIQDVYEAVGMHAQGQMTAEAVDALERRACPGAGSCGGFYTANTMAAAMEAIGLSVPGAASIPAVDPRREQACRASGEAAMKMLRDGIRPRDILTREAFENAIRVVVALGGSTNAVLHLLAIAHEAGVALSLEDFDNLSRATPHIGDLRPGGRYVMADLDRVGGVPVVMRALLDAGLLSGAAMTVTGRTVRENLSGVKAEGCPVVVPVSQPLEREGGLAVLRGSLAPEGAVIKTAGVTKKTHQGPARVFEREEDAFAAVIKGQIGAGDVVVIRHEGPKGGPGMREMLAVTSALVGRGLGQEVALITDGRFSGATRGVMVGHVAPEAAAGGPIALVREGDTILVDIPNRRLNLEVPSDEIERRRHAWTAPVPRYARGALAKYARLVSSAARGAVCDTFD; from the coding sequence ATGGGTGTCAGCGAGGAGTCGCGGGTCACCCCACAATGCTACCACAGCGGGCGTCATCCTGTTGATTCGCCCCGACCCCCCGCCTATCATGGGGCCAATACACCGCGCCGCGGTTTGAGAAGGAGATTGAACGTGGACACCCCCCCCACCATTGACCCCAAGCACCGCAGTAGTGAGATCACGGAAGGCGTCCAGCGCGCCCCGCACAGGGCGATGCTCCGGGCCACCGGGCTGGGCGACAACGACCTGCGCCGCCCGATTGCAGGCGTGGCCAGCACCTGGAACGAGGTCACCCCGTGCAACCTTAACCTCGACGTCCAGGCCCAGTGGGTGAAGGACGGGGTGCGTGCCTCCAACGGCACGCCTCAGGAGTTCTGCACGATCGCCGTCAGCGATGCCATCGCCATGGGCCACGAGGGAATGAAAGCCTCCCTGGTCAGCCGTGAGGTGATAGCCGACTCGATCGAGTTGATGGCGCGTGCCCAGTGTTTCGACGCGCTCGTGGCCATCGCCGGGTGCGACAAGAGCCTGCCCGGATCGGTCATGGCGCTAGCCCGACTCAACCTACCCGGGGTCTTTCTCTACGGCGGCACCATCATGCCGGGCGAGTTTGAAGGTAGAGACGTGACGATACAGGACGTCTACGAGGCAGTCGGGATGCACGCGCAGGGCCAGATGACCGCCGAGGCAGTGGACGCCCTGGAGCGCCGCGCCTGTCCAGGTGCCGGTAGCTGCGGCGGATTCTACACCGCCAACACCATGGCCGCCGCGATGGAGGCGATTGGTCTGTCGGTGCCCGGCGCGGCCTCGATCCCTGCGGTGGACCCCCGGCGTGAGCAGGCGTGCCGCGCCAGCGGGGAGGCCGCGATGAAGATGCTGCGAGACGGCATCCGGCCGCGTGACATCCTGACGCGGGAGGCGTTCGAGAACGCGATCCGCGTAGTGGTCGCCCTGGGTGGCAGCACCAACGCGGTGTTGCATCTCCTGGCAATAGCCCATGAGGCCGGCGTCGCCCTATCCCTGGAGGACTTCGACAACCTCAGCCGCGCAACGCCCCACATTGGCGACCTGCGCCCGGGCGGGCGATACGTCATGGCGGATCTCGATCGTGTCGGAGGCGTTCCCGTCGTGATGCGCGCGCTGCTCGACGCTGGCCTGCTGAGCGGAGCGGCGATGACCGTCACCGGGCGCACGGTGCGTGAGAACCTCTCCGGCGTGAAGGCGGAGGGCTGCCCGGTCGTCGTACCGGTGAGCCAGCCGCTGGAGCGCGAGGGTGGTCTGGCCGTGCTTCGGGGCAGCCTGGCGCCGGAGGGCGCCGTCATCAAAACCGCGGGCGTGACCAAGAAGACCCACCAGGGGCCGGCCCGTGTCTTCGAGCGCGAGGAGGATGCGTTCGCCGCAGTCATCAAAGGGCAGATCGGCGCCGGTGACGTGGTTGTGATCCGCCACGAGGGTCCGAAGGGCGGACCTGGGATGCGCGAGATGCTCGCGGTCACCTCGGCGCTCGTCGGCCGCGGCCTGGGCCAGGAGGTGGCGCTGATCACCGACGGCCGCTTCTCCGGCGCCACGCGCGGCGTGATGGTCGGACACGTTGCACCAGAAGCAGCCGCAGGCGGCCCGATTGCCCTGGTGCGTGAGGGCGACACGATTCTTGTTGACATCCCGAACCGGCGCCTGAACCTGGAGGTGCCCTCCGACGAGATCGAACGGCGCAGGCATGCATGGACGGCGCCGGTTCCCCGGTATGCGCGCGGGGCTCTGGCCAAGTACGCCCGGCTGGTGTCCTCGGCGGCGCGCGGTGCGGTCTGCGATACGTTCGATTAG
- the mutS gene encoding DNA mismatch repair protein MutS yields MMRQYQELKARHPGALLMFRLGDFYELFFDDARVAARELEIVLTSREVGKGRRAPMCGVPHHALAGHLARLVDRGYRVAICDQVEDPSKARGLVRREVTRVVTPGTVMDAALLPSREHRYLAAVSGEAGAWGVAAADLSTGDFMATQIEGPDADRRLADEIARLDPREIAIPAAEVPSGTNQTGAGLAAMDGGAVQTAGGRWTHLDAWRFDPGVARRALLDHFRVTSLDGFGCEALALATSAAGALVQYLQQTQQSPLAHLRGLRVYRTESVLDLDEITRRNLELLRNRSDGSARHTLVGVLDETMTAMGGRLLREWLLRPLLDVDAISARHRAVGAALEDRIRREAVRGTLRALPDLARLVGRIGHGSATARDLCALREGLERLPGLREQVAQLPDARFAGLAEALDPHGDIAAHIARALVDDPPAGLRDGGMIRPGYAPALDSLREAASGGKAWIAGLEASERERTGIRSLRVGFNKVFGYYIEVSNANQHLVPADYVRKQTLTGAERYIMPEMKEREDAILGAEERIAALELELFSALRDAVAARASSLQEVARALAETDVLLSLAVAAERGDYVRPEIAAEPVLEIRDGRHPVVERLLEGERFVPNSLRLDVRDRALLIVTGPNMAGKSTLLRQAALIAVMAQMGSFVPAAWACVGITDRIFTRVGATDEIASGRSTFLVEMQEVSRILHGATERSLILLDEVGRGTSTYDGMSLAWAVVEYLHNHIGARTLFATHFHELTELAEVLPRVHNIAMQVQEQGEQIVFLHTVADGRADRSYGIHVARLAGIPGEVIALAGRILQQLEAAAARPGEADAEPVPSRARRPRQLPLALELASPLEEELLGMAIETMTPLEALRVLAELRERARVRRAGAPERKDRRLQ; encoded by the coding sequence ATGATGCGCCAGTACCAGGAGCTAAAGGCCCGGCATCCGGGCGCGCTGCTCATGTTCCGGTTGGGCGACTTCTATGAGCTGTTCTTCGACGACGCGCGTGTGGCGGCGCGGGAACTCGAGATAGTGCTGACCTCCCGCGAGGTAGGCAAGGGACGGCGCGCGCCCATGTGCGGCGTGCCCCACCATGCCCTCGCCGGCCACCTGGCGCGGCTGGTGGACCGGGGATACCGCGTGGCGATCTGTGACCAGGTCGAGGACCCAAGCAAGGCGCGCGGGCTGGTCCGCCGGGAGGTGACCCGGGTGGTCACGCCGGGCACCGTGATGGATGCCGCGTTGCTGCCGTCCAGAGAGCATCGCTACCTGGCGGCCGTCTCAGGCGAGGCCGGCGCATGGGGCGTGGCAGCGGCAGACCTCTCGACCGGGGACTTCATGGCGACCCAGATCGAGGGTCCCGACGCCGACCGCCGGCTGGCCGACGAGATCGCGCGCCTGGACCCGCGCGAGATCGCGATCCCCGCGGCCGAGGTTCCGTCCGGCACAAACCAGACAGGAGCCGGCCTTGCCGCCATGGACGGCGGGGCAGTGCAGACCGCGGGGGGCCGTTGGACGCACCTGGATGCCTGGCGCTTCGATCCGGGTGTGGCCCGGCGCGCGCTGCTCGATCACTTCCGCGTTACCTCACTGGACGGTTTCGGATGCGAGGCGTTGGCCCTCGCCACATCCGCGGCCGGTGCTCTGGTGCAGTACCTCCAGCAGACGCAACAGAGCCCTCTGGCGCACCTGCGCGGTCTGCGCGTGTACAGGACAGAGTCGGTCCTCGATCTGGATGAGATCACGCGCCGGAACCTCGAGCTGCTGCGCAACCGCAGCGACGGCAGCGCGCGCCATACCCTGGTGGGCGTGCTGGATGAAACCATGACCGCGATGGGAGGGCGGCTGCTCAGGGAATGGTTGCTTCGGCCGCTGCTCGACGTGGATGCGATCTCGGCGAGACACCGCGCCGTGGGCGCCGCGCTGGAAGACCGCATCCGCAGGGAAGCCGTGCGCGGAACGCTGCGCGCGCTGCCTGACCTGGCCCGTCTCGTGGGACGGATTGGCCATGGTTCGGCAACCGCCCGCGACCTGTGCGCCCTGCGTGAGGGGCTCGAGCGGCTGCCGGGTCTGCGCGAGCAGGTTGCGCAGTTGCCTGATGCGCGATTCGCCGGCCTCGCGGAGGCGCTGGATCCGCACGGTGACATCGCCGCGCACATAGCCCGCGCGCTGGTGGACGATCCACCTGCTGGCCTGCGCGACGGAGGGATGATCCGGCCGGGCTATGCCCCCGCGCTTGACAGCCTTCGGGAGGCCGCCTCCGGCGGCAAGGCCTGGATAGCCGGCCTGGAGGCCTCCGAGCGTGAGCGCACCGGCATTCGCTCCCTGCGTGTGGGGTTCAACAAGGTCTTTGGGTACTACATCGAGGTGTCAAACGCCAACCAGCACCTCGTGCCCGCGGACTACGTCCGCAAGCAGACCCTGACCGGCGCCGAGCGGTACATCATGCCCGAGATGAAGGAGCGCGAGGACGCCATCCTGGGCGCCGAGGAGCGCATAGCCGCGCTGGAGTTGGAGCTGTTCTCGGCGCTTCGCGATGCGGTGGCCGCGAGGGCGTCTTCCCTGCAGGAGGTGGCGCGGGCGCTGGCCGAAACCGACGTGCTGCTGTCCCTGGCCGTGGCAGCGGAGAGGGGGGACTACGTCAGGCCCGAGATCGCGGCCGAGCCGGTCCTCGAGATACGCGACGGCCGTCATCCGGTGGTGGAGCGTCTCCTGGAAGGCGAGCGATTCGTTCCCAACTCACTCCGGCTGGACGTGCGCGACCGCGCTCTGCTGATCGTCACCGGCCCCAACATGGCGGGCAAGAGCACGCTGCTGCGCCAGGCAGCACTGATAGCCGTAATGGCGCAGATGGGCTCGTTCGTGCCGGCGGCCTGGGCGTGCGTGGGCATCACCGACCGCATCTTCACGCGGGTGGGGGCCACGGACGAGATCGCCTCGGGCCGGAGCACCTTCCTGGTAGAGATGCAGGAGGTTTCGCGCATCCTGCACGGCGCCACCGAGCGCAGCCTGATTCTACTGGACGAGGTCGGACGCGGCACCAGCACCTACGATGGGATGAGCCTGGCATGGGCGGTGGTCGAGTACCTGCACAACCACATCGGTGCGCGCACGCTGTTTGCGACGCACTTCCATGAACTCACCGAGCTGGCAGAGGTGCTGCCCCGCGTCCACAACATAGCCATGCAGGTACAGGAGCAGGGCGAGCAGATCGTGTTCCTGCACACCGTGGCCGATGGCCGCGCGGACCGGTCGTACGGCATCCACGTGGCGCGGCTGGCGGGCATTCCAGGAGAGGTGATCGCGCTGGCCGGCCGTATCCTCCAGCAGCTCGAGGCAGCCGCGGCTCGGCCCGGCGAAGCCGATGCCGAACCCGTGCCCTCCCGGGCGCGCAGGCCCAGGCAACTGCCACTGGCGCTCGAACTTGCGTCACCGCTTGAAGAGGAGCTGCTGGGCATGGCCATCGAGACGATGACCCCGCTGGAAGCTCTGCGGGTTCTCGCGGAGCTGCGCGAACGCGCGCGCGTAAGGCGGGCCGGCGCCCCTGAACGCAAGGACAGGCGGCTGCAATGA
- the mutL gene encoding DNA mismatch repair endonuclease MutL: MTPIHVLERSVAERIAAGEVIERPASVVKELVENGLDAGARAITVEAEGAGLRLIRVTDDGEGIPPDQVGLAFERFATSKIACVEDLERVTSYGFRGEALPSIAAVARVTLTTRTQDALSAVRVVVVGGVPRASGAHGAPPGTTVEVSALFYNTPARLKFLRSPAREQALLAEALQRAAMAHPEVAFRLITDGREAGWWPRTEPGQRMAELLGAGTAQDLIPVWGTVPAGAFHGWLGRPERGRPNRSGAHLFVNHRPVQSALLRRAAEQGYAQLMPVGRFPVFALFVEVDPAALDVNVHPRKMEVRFREESRLFGAVAHGVREALLSSPLIRQAAGSAGPKVLGMPAQGEMLSLLRGVGEAAAREAGAAYAAPPAKRMPVLRPIGQLLDTYILAEGPDGLYLVDQHAAHERVLYERLIASRRRGSLTSQGLAIPLAVELVPSHMAMLIGHGDHLAQMGFEVEPFGAGTAILRAVPATVPGVPGADLLLRAIGSLQGDGEEDPLERIAIATACHTAIRAGDRLSPDSVSALLADLNAAEDPFTCFHGRPTIIAVSREQIERWFLRG; the protein is encoded by the coding sequence ATGACGCCGATCCATGTGCTGGAACGGTCGGTCGCCGAGCGCATCGCCGCCGGCGAGGTGATCGAGCGCCCGGCCTCGGTGGTCAAGGAACTGGTGGAGAACGGCCTGGATGCCGGTGCCCGCGCGATCACCGTCGAGGCCGAGGGCGCGGGCCTCCGTCTGATCCGGGTGACCGACGACGGCGAAGGCATCCCGCCCGACCAGGTCGGCCTGGCCTTCGAGCGCTTTGCCACCAGCAAGATTGCCTGCGTCGAAGATCTGGAGCGGGTTACGAGCTACGGTTTCAGGGGTGAGGCCCTACCCAGCATCGCTGCGGTCGCCCGGGTGACGCTCACGACCCGGACGCAGGACGCTCTCAGCGCGGTGCGGGTTGTCGTGGTCGGCGGCGTGCCTCGGGCCTCGGGTGCCCACGGTGCCCCCCCTGGGACTACCGTGGAGGTGAGCGCGCTCTTCTACAACACTCCCGCACGCCTGAAGTTCCTGAGATCCCCGGCCCGTGAGCAGGCACTGCTTGCCGAGGCGCTGCAACGCGCGGCGATGGCGCATCCCGAGGTTGCCTTTCGGTTGATCACAGACGGCCGCGAAGCCGGGTGGTGGCCCCGAACAGAGCCGGGTCAACGTATGGCTGAGCTGCTAGGGGCAGGGACAGCCCAGGACCTGATTCCAGTGTGGGGCACGGTGCCTGCCGGCGCCTTCCACGGCTGGCTCGGGCGCCCGGAGCGCGGCCGGCCCAACCGCTCCGGAGCGCACCTCTTCGTCAACCACCGTCCTGTCCAGAGCGCGCTCCTCCGTAGAGCAGCGGAGCAGGGCTATGCGCAATTGATGCCCGTGGGACGATTCCCGGTCTTTGCGCTCTTCGTAGAGGTGGATCCGGCCGCACTCGATGTCAACGTCCACCCGCGCAAAATGGAGGTGCGGTTCCGGGAGGAATCCCGGCTGTTCGGCGCCGTGGCCCACGGCGTGAGGGAGGCGCTGCTGTCGAGCCCGCTCATCCGTCAGGCGGCGGGCTCGGCGGGCCCCAAGGTCCTGGGGATGCCTGCCCAGGGAGAGATGCTTTCGTTGCTACGGGGAGTCGGGGAGGCCGCTGCGCGCGAGGCCGGAGCGGCCTATGCGGCTCCGCCTGCCAAGCGCATGCCAGTGCTCCGCCCGATCGGCCAGCTCCTCGACACGTATATCCTGGCCGAGGGCCCGGATGGTCTCTATCTCGTTGACCAGCATGCCGCGCACGAGCGCGTCCTCTACGAGCGTCTCATCGCGTCCCGCCGCAGAGGAAGCCTCACGAGCCAGGGCCTGGCGATTCCTCTGGCCGTGGAGCTCGTGCCCTCGCATATGGCGATGCTGATCGGCCACGGCGACCACCTCGCGCAGATGGGCTTCGAGGTTGAGCCGTTTGGCGCTGGCACCGCCATCTTGCGCGCGGTGCCGGCGACGGTCCCAGGCGTTCCGGGCGCGGACCTCCTGCTGCGCGCGATAGGCAGTCTTCAGGGGGATGGGGAGGAGGACCCCCTGGAGCGGATTGCCATCGCGACCGCCTGCCACACAGCGATACGCGCCGGAGACAGGCTGAGTCCCGATTCGGTCTCGGCGTTGCTGGCCGACCTGAACGCGGCCGAGGATCCGTTCACGTGCTTCCACGGCCGCCCCACGATCATCGCCGTTTCCCGCGAACAGATCGAACGATGGTTCCTGAGAGGATAG
- the miaA gene encoding tRNA (adenosine(37)-N6)-dimethylallyltransferase MiaA, whose product MVPERIAAADRLAVLCGPTAVGKTAVAVALAERMGAEIVAADSRSVYRGADVGTAKPTPDERRRVRHHLLDVADPDEAFTLADYQRLARQALADIRARARLPLLVGGTGLYIRAVVDDLALPPVSPDPALRAALEAEERSHGPGHLHARLAGLDPGAAARIHPHNLRRVIRAMEVVLRTGRPISAQQNQGIGSVVGTVTMVGLTMERAHLYRRIDARVEAQLASGLAEETRRLLHQGIPLTAPIMQALGYKEMAGWLTGAYDAVEAVRRLKRNTRRYAKRQLTWFRRDARIRWVDATDLTQGSAIDRVHAIMNSMLFRQVEA is encoded by the coding sequence ATGGTTCCTGAGAGGATAGCCGCAGCCGACCGCCTTGCCGTGCTGTGCGGCCCGACCGCGGTGGGCAAGACCGCGGTGGCCGTCGCGCTGGCTGAGCGCATGGGCGCTGAGATCGTCGCGGCCGACTCCCGCTCGGTCTACCGCGGCGCGGATGTCGGGACGGCCAAGCCGACCCCTGACGAGCGCCGCCGCGTGCGGCACCACCTGCTCGACGTGGCCGATCCAGACGAGGCGTTCACCCTGGCCGACTACCAACGGCTGGCCCGGCAGGCGCTGGCCGACATACGCGCGCGGGCCCGGCTGCCGCTGCTGGTGGGAGGGACAGGCCTCTACATCCGCGCGGTCGTGGACGATCTCGCCCTTCCGCCTGTGTCTCCGGACCCTGCGCTGCGCGCCGCCCTTGAGGCAGAAGAGCGAAGCCACGGGCCCGGACACCTGCACGCGCGACTTGCCGGCCTCGATCCGGGCGCGGCGGCCCGCATCCACCCACACAACCTGCGCCGGGTGATCCGCGCGATGGAGGTTGTCCTGCGGACCGGGCGCCCCATATCGGCGCAGCAGAACCAGGGCATCGGGAGTGTAGTCGGTACCGTGACGATGGTGGGGCTCACGATGGAGCGGGCGCACCTCTACCGGCGCATTGACGCGCGCGTCGAGGCACAGTTGGCCTCCGGGCTCGCGGAAGAAACCCGGCGCCTGCTGCATCAAGGCATTCCTCTGACCGCCCCGATAATGCAGGCGCTCGGATACAAGGAGATGGCCGGATGGTTGACGGGTGCCTACGACGCCGTCGAGGCCGTCCGGCGCCTGAAGCGCAACACGCGCCGCTACGCGAAACGGCAGCTTACTTGGTTCAGGCGCGATGCACGGATCCGGTGGGTGGATGCAACCGATCTGACGCAGGGAAGCGCGATCGATCGCGTGCATGCTATCATGAACTCGATGCTGTTCAGACAAGTGGAGGCGTGA